The Periplaneta americana isolate PAMFEO1 chromosome 9, P.americana_PAMFEO1_priV1, whole genome shotgun sequence genome contains a region encoding:
- the LOC138706771 gene encoding tyrosine-protein phosphatase non-receptor type 2-like isoform X3, whose protein sequence is MNTVASKSNVESEFLEIDSKGAWPLLYQHIRNECLNYDYTFSEARKSQNKNLNRYRDVSPYDHSRVVLSKGPCDYINANLVTMERAHRQYILTQGPLPHTAGHFWLMVWEQNCKAVLMLNRIIEKNQVKCHQYWPLDSGSDLELPDVGLKVQLVSESEAPYYTTRTLRLTETESGNSRDIIHFHYTTWPDFGVPESPTAFLNFLMVVRESGALDQNVGPPVVHCSAGIGRSGTFCLVDSCLVLIEESGLESVNVREVLLEMRRYRMGLIQTPDQLRFSYWAIIEGSNKYINGSNILRQSDASDNTIELSAITPNHSQPTEEQPPQPPPRGASLSRPQVANNHVDSEEQPPDKPLPSEPPPPPTRPLPNTPGSSDEGSYQSPPSSPESRDGVARRRRAERKERVTQQVRDMKRKQQAAESWQQMKRSILQPLTIGIGVGVLLIGGAIAYSYLSSRV, encoded by the exons ATGAACACGGTTGCTTCAAAAAGTAATGTAGAATCAGAATTCCTGGAAATAGATTCCAAAGGAGCATGGCCACTATTATACCAG CATATACGAAATGAATGTCTCAACTACGATTACACATTCTCGGAAGCTAGAAAATCTCAGAACAAGAATCTGAACAGGTATCGCGATGTCAGTCCCTATGACCACAGTCGTGTGGTTCTCTCGAAGGGGCCTTGTGACTACATCAATGCAAATCTTGTTACG ATGGAGCGAGCACACAGGCAGTATATCCTGACGCAGGGGCCTCTGCCCCACACAGCGGGCCATTTCTGGCTAATGGTGTGGGAGCAGAACTGCAAGGCAGTGCTGATGCTAAACCGCATCATCGAGAAGAACCAGGTCAAGTGCCACCAGTACTGGCCCCTGGACAGTGGCAGCGACCTGGAACTGCCCGATGTGGGGCTCAAGGTGCAGCTGGTGTCGGAGAGCGAGGCCCCCTACTACACCACCAGGACTCTCAG ACTGACAGAGACTGAGAGCGGCAACAGTCGTGACATAATTCACTTCCACTACACAACGTGGCCCGACTTCGGCGTTCCAGAGAGCCCAACAGCATTCCTCAACTTCCTCATGGTGGTGCGGGAGAGTGGGGCACTGGACCAGAACGTGGGACCTCCTGTCGTGCATTGTTCAGCCGGCATTGGGCGTTCAGGCACATTCTGTTTAGTTGATTCGTGTCTAGTGCTG ATTGAGGAGAGTGGGCTGGAATCCGTGAATGTGAGAGAAGTACTGTTGGAGATGCGCAGATACCGCATGGGCCTAATTCAGACCCCAGACCAACTGCGCTTCTCATACTGGGCGATCATCGAGGGATCCAACAAGTATATAAATGGAAGCAACATCCTCAGG CAGAGTGATGCGTCTGACAACACGATCGAGTTGAGTGCCATCACACCTAACCATTCACAGCCAACCGAGGAGCAGCCCCCCCAGCCACCACCACGAGGTGCCTCCCTCTCCAGGCCCCAGGTTGCGAACAATCATG TGGACTCGGAGGAGCAGCCTCCAGACAAACCACTGCCAAGcgagccaccaccaccacccacgcGGCCCCTGCCCAATACACCCGGCAGCTCCGACGAGGGTTCGTACCAGAGCCCCCCCTCCAGCCCAGAGAGCAGAGACGGGGTGGCACGGCGACGGCGTGCTGAACGCAAGGAACGTGTGACGCAGCAGGTGCGCGACATGAAGCGCAAGCAGCAGGCGGCCGAGAGCTGGCAGCAGATGAAGAGGTCAATATTGCAACCCTTAACCATTGGCATAGGGGTGGGAGTGCTCTTGATAGGGGGTGCGATAGCGTACAGTTACTTGTCAAGTAGAGTCTGA
- the LOC138706771 gene encoding tyrosine-protein phosphatase non-receptor type 1-like isoform X5 has product MQMERAHRQYILTQGPLPHTAGHFWLMVWEQNCKAVLMLNRIIEKNQVKCHQYWPLDSGSDLELPDVGLKVQLVSESEAPYYTTRTLRLTETESGNSRDIIHFHYTTWPDFGVPESPTAFLNFLMVVRESGALDQNVGPPVVHCSAGIGRSGTFCLVDSCLVLIEESGLESVNVREVLLEMRRYRMGLIQTPDQLRFSYWAIIEGSNKYINGSNILRQSDASDNTIELSAITPNHSQPTEEQPPQPPPRGASLSRPQVANNHVDSEEQPPDKPLPSEPPPPPTRPLPNTPGSSDEGSYQSPPSSPESRDGVARRRRAERKERVTQQVRDMKRKQQAAESWQQMKRSILQPLTIGIGVGVLLIGGAIAYSYLSSRV; this is encoded by the exons ATGCAGATGGAGCGAGCACACAGGCAGTATATCCTGACGCAGGGGCCTCTGCCCCACACAGCGGGCCATTTCTGGCTAATGGTGTGGGAGCAGAACTGCAAGGCAGTGCTGATGCTAAACCGCATCATCGAGAAGAACCAGGTCAAGTGCCACCAGTACTGGCCCCTGGACAGTGGCAGCGACCTGGAACTGCCCGATGTGGGGCTCAAGGTGCAGCTGGTGTCGGAGAGCGAGGCCCCCTACTACACCACCAGGACTCTCAG ACTGACAGAGACTGAGAGCGGCAACAGTCGTGACATAATTCACTTCCACTACACAACGTGGCCCGACTTCGGCGTTCCAGAGAGCCCAACAGCATTCCTCAACTTCCTCATGGTGGTGCGGGAGAGTGGGGCACTGGACCAGAACGTGGGACCTCCTGTCGTGCATTGTTCAGCCGGCATTGGGCGTTCAGGCACATTCTGTTTAGTTGATTCGTGTCTAGTGCTG ATTGAGGAGAGTGGGCTGGAATCCGTGAATGTGAGAGAAGTACTGTTGGAGATGCGCAGATACCGCATGGGCCTAATTCAGACCCCAGACCAACTGCGCTTCTCATACTGGGCGATCATCGAGGGATCCAACAAGTATATAAATGGAAGCAACATCCTCAGG CAGAGTGATGCGTCTGACAACACGATCGAGTTGAGTGCCATCACACCTAACCATTCACAGCCAACCGAGGAGCAGCCCCCCCAGCCACCACCACGAGGTGCCTCCCTCTCCAGGCCCCAGGTTGCGAACAATCATG TGGACTCGGAGGAGCAGCCTCCAGACAAACCACTGCCAAGcgagccaccaccaccacccacgcGGCCCCTGCCCAATACACCCGGCAGCTCCGACGAGGGTTCGTACCAGAGCCCCCCCTCCAGCCCAGAGAGCAGAGACGGGGTGGCACGGCGACGGCGTGCTGAACGCAAGGAACGTGTGACGCAGCAGGTGCGCGACATGAAGCGCAAGCAGCAGGCGGCCGAGAGCTGGCAGCAGATGAAGAGGTCAATATTGCAACCCTTAACCATTGGCATAGGGGTGGGAGTGCTCTTGATAGGGGGTGCGATAGCGTACAGTTACTTGTCAAGTAGAGTCTGA
- the LOC138706771 gene encoding tyrosine-protein phosphatase non-receptor type 2-like isoform X2, with translation MNTVASKSNVESEFLEIDSKGAWPLLYQHIRNECLNYDYTFSEARKSQNKNLNRYRDVSPYDHSRVVLSKGPCDYINANLVTCCSTRVCCDVMQMERAHRQYILTQGPLPHTAGHFWLMVWEQNCKAVLMLNRIIEKNQVKCHQYWPLDSGSDLELPDVGLKVQLVSESEAPYYTTRTLRLTETESGNSRDIIHFHYTTWPDFGVPESPTAFLNFLMVVRESGALDQNVGPPVVHCSAGIGRSGTFCLVDSCLVLIEESGLESVNVREVLLEMRRYRMGLIQTPDQLRFSYWAIIEGSNKYINGSNILRSDASDNTIELSAITPNHSQPTEEQPPQPPPRGASLSRPQVANNHVDSEEQPPDKPLPSEPPPPPTRPLPNTPGSSDEGSYQSPPSSPESRDGVARRRRAERKERVTQQVRDMKRKQQAAESWQQMKRSILQPLTIGIGVGVLLIGGAIAYSYLSSRV, from the exons ATGAACACGGTTGCTTCAAAAAGTAATGTAGAATCAGAATTCCTGGAAATAGATTCCAAAGGAGCATGGCCACTATTATACCAG CATATACGAAATGAATGTCTCAACTACGATTACACATTCTCGGAAGCTAGAAAATCTCAGAACAAGAATCTGAACAGGTATCGCGATGTCAGTCCCTATGACCACAGTCGTGTGGTTCTCTCGAAGGGGCCTTGTGACTACATCAATGCAAATCTTGTTACG TGCTGTTCAACAAGAGTGTGTTGTGATGTGATGCAGATGGAGCGAGCACACAGGCAGTATATCCTGACGCAGGGGCCTCTGCCCCACACAGCGGGCCATTTCTGGCTAATGGTGTGGGAGCAGAACTGCAAGGCAGTGCTGATGCTAAACCGCATCATCGAGAAGAACCAGGTCAAGTGCCACCAGTACTGGCCCCTGGACAGTGGCAGCGACCTGGAACTGCCCGATGTGGGGCTCAAGGTGCAGCTGGTGTCGGAGAGCGAGGCCCCCTACTACACCACCAGGACTCTCAG ACTGACAGAGACTGAGAGCGGCAACAGTCGTGACATAATTCACTTCCACTACACAACGTGGCCCGACTTCGGCGTTCCAGAGAGCCCAACAGCATTCCTCAACTTCCTCATGGTGGTGCGGGAGAGTGGGGCACTGGACCAGAACGTGGGACCTCCTGTCGTGCATTGTTCAGCCGGCATTGGGCGTTCAGGCACATTCTGTTTAGTTGATTCGTGTCTAGTGCTG ATTGAGGAGAGTGGGCTGGAATCCGTGAATGTGAGAGAAGTACTGTTGGAGATGCGCAGATACCGCATGGGCCTAATTCAGACCCCAGACCAACTGCGCTTCTCATACTGGGCGATCATCGAGGGATCCAACAAGTATATAAATGGAAGCAACATCCTCAGG AGTGATGCGTCTGACAACACGATCGAGTTGAGTGCCATCACACCTAACCATTCACAGCCAACCGAGGAGCAGCCCCCCCAGCCACCACCACGAGGTGCCTCCCTCTCCAGGCCCCAGGTTGCGAACAATCATG TGGACTCGGAGGAGCAGCCTCCAGACAAACCACTGCCAAGcgagccaccaccaccacccacgcGGCCCCTGCCCAATACACCCGGCAGCTCCGACGAGGGTTCGTACCAGAGCCCCCCCTCCAGCCCAGAGAGCAGAGACGGGGTGGCACGGCGACGGCGTGCTGAACGCAAGGAACGTGTGACGCAGCAGGTGCGCGACATGAAGCGCAAGCAGCAGGCGGCCGAGAGCTGGCAGCAGATGAAGAGGTCAATATTGCAACCCTTAACCATTGGCATAGGGGTGGGAGTGCTCTTGATAGGGGGTGCGATAGCGTACAGTTACTTGTCAAGTAGAGTCTGA
- the LOC138706771 gene encoding tyrosine-protein phosphatase non-receptor type 2-like isoform X1, with amino-acid sequence MNTVASKSNVESEFLEIDSKGAWPLLYQHIRNECLNYDYTFSEARKSQNKNLNRYRDVSPYDHSRVVLSKGPCDYINANLVTCCSTRVCCDVMQMERAHRQYILTQGPLPHTAGHFWLMVWEQNCKAVLMLNRIIEKNQVKCHQYWPLDSGSDLELPDVGLKVQLVSESEAPYYTTRTLRLTETESGNSRDIIHFHYTTWPDFGVPESPTAFLNFLMVVRESGALDQNVGPPVVHCSAGIGRSGTFCLVDSCLVLIEESGLESVNVREVLLEMRRYRMGLIQTPDQLRFSYWAIIEGSNKYINGSNILRQSDASDNTIELSAITPNHSQPTEEQPPQPPPRGASLSRPQVANNHVDSEEQPPDKPLPSEPPPPPTRPLPNTPGSSDEGSYQSPPSSPESRDGVARRRRAERKERVTQQVRDMKRKQQAAESWQQMKRSILQPLTIGIGVGVLLIGGAIAYSYLSSRV; translated from the exons ATGAACACGGTTGCTTCAAAAAGTAATGTAGAATCAGAATTCCTGGAAATAGATTCCAAAGGAGCATGGCCACTATTATACCAG CATATACGAAATGAATGTCTCAACTACGATTACACATTCTCGGAAGCTAGAAAATCTCAGAACAAGAATCTGAACAGGTATCGCGATGTCAGTCCCTATGACCACAGTCGTGTGGTTCTCTCGAAGGGGCCTTGTGACTACATCAATGCAAATCTTGTTACG TGCTGTTCAACAAGAGTGTGTTGTGATGTGATGCAGATGGAGCGAGCACACAGGCAGTATATCCTGACGCAGGGGCCTCTGCCCCACACAGCGGGCCATTTCTGGCTAATGGTGTGGGAGCAGAACTGCAAGGCAGTGCTGATGCTAAACCGCATCATCGAGAAGAACCAGGTCAAGTGCCACCAGTACTGGCCCCTGGACAGTGGCAGCGACCTGGAACTGCCCGATGTGGGGCTCAAGGTGCAGCTGGTGTCGGAGAGCGAGGCCCCCTACTACACCACCAGGACTCTCAG ACTGACAGAGACTGAGAGCGGCAACAGTCGTGACATAATTCACTTCCACTACACAACGTGGCCCGACTTCGGCGTTCCAGAGAGCCCAACAGCATTCCTCAACTTCCTCATGGTGGTGCGGGAGAGTGGGGCACTGGACCAGAACGTGGGACCTCCTGTCGTGCATTGTTCAGCCGGCATTGGGCGTTCAGGCACATTCTGTTTAGTTGATTCGTGTCTAGTGCTG ATTGAGGAGAGTGGGCTGGAATCCGTGAATGTGAGAGAAGTACTGTTGGAGATGCGCAGATACCGCATGGGCCTAATTCAGACCCCAGACCAACTGCGCTTCTCATACTGGGCGATCATCGAGGGATCCAACAAGTATATAAATGGAAGCAACATCCTCAGG CAGAGTGATGCGTCTGACAACACGATCGAGTTGAGTGCCATCACACCTAACCATTCACAGCCAACCGAGGAGCAGCCCCCCCAGCCACCACCACGAGGTGCCTCCCTCTCCAGGCCCCAGGTTGCGAACAATCATG TGGACTCGGAGGAGCAGCCTCCAGACAAACCACTGCCAAGcgagccaccaccaccacccacgcGGCCCCTGCCCAATACACCCGGCAGCTCCGACGAGGGTTCGTACCAGAGCCCCCCCTCCAGCCCAGAGAGCAGAGACGGGGTGGCACGGCGACGGCGTGCTGAACGCAAGGAACGTGTGACGCAGCAGGTGCGCGACATGAAGCGCAAGCAGCAGGCGGCCGAGAGCTGGCAGCAGATGAAGAGGTCAATATTGCAACCCTTAACCATTGGCATAGGGGTGGGAGTGCTCTTGATAGGGGGTGCGATAGCGTACAGTTACTTGTCAAGTAGAGTCTGA
- the LOC138706771 gene encoding tyrosine-protein phosphatase non-receptor type 2-like isoform X4, with the protein MNTVASKSNVESEFLEIDSKGAWPLLYQHIRNECLNYDYTFSEARKSQNKNLNRYRDVSPYDHSRVVLSKGPCDYINANLVTCCSTRVCCDVMQMERAHRQYILTQGPLPHTAGHFWLMVWEQNCKAVLMLNRIIEKNQVKCHQYWPLDSGSDLELPDVGLKVQLVSESEAPYYTTRTLRLTETESGNSRDIIHFHYTTWPDFGVPESPTAFLNFLMVVRESGALDQNVGPPVVHCSAGIGRSGTFCLVDSCLVLIEESGLESVNVREVLLEMRRYRMGLIQTPDQLRFSYWAIIEGSNKYINGSNILRQSDASDNTIELSAITPNHSQPTEEQPPQPPPRGASLSRPQVANNHVDSEEQPPDKPLPSEPPPPPTRPLPNTPGSSDEGSYQSPPSSPESRDGVARRRRAERKERVTQQVRDMKRKQQAAESWQQMKRSRKHDGIEDS; encoded by the exons ATGAACACGGTTGCTTCAAAAAGTAATGTAGAATCAGAATTCCTGGAAATAGATTCCAAAGGAGCATGGCCACTATTATACCAG CATATACGAAATGAATGTCTCAACTACGATTACACATTCTCGGAAGCTAGAAAATCTCAGAACAAGAATCTGAACAGGTATCGCGATGTCAGTCCCTATGACCACAGTCGTGTGGTTCTCTCGAAGGGGCCTTGTGACTACATCAATGCAAATCTTGTTACG TGCTGTTCAACAAGAGTGTGTTGTGATGTGATGCAGATGGAGCGAGCACACAGGCAGTATATCCTGACGCAGGGGCCTCTGCCCCACACAGCGGGCCATTTCTGGCTAATGGTGTGGGAGCAGAACTGCAAGGCAGTGCTGATGCTAAACCGCATCATCGAGAAGAACCAGGTCAAGTGCCACCAGTACTGGCCCCTGGACAGTGGCAGCGACCTGGAACTGCCCGATGTGGGGCTCAAGGTGCAGCTGGTGTCGGAGAGCGAGGCCCCCTACTACACCACCAGGACTCTCAG ACTGACAGAGACTGAGAGCGGCAACAGTCGTGACATAATTCACTTCCACTACACAACGTGGCCCGACTTCGGCGTTCCAGAGAGCCCAACAGCATTCCTCAACTTCCTCATGGTGGTGCGGGAGAGTGGGGCACTGGACCAGAACGTGGGACCTCCTGTCGTGCATTGTTCAGCCGGCATTGGGCGTTCAGGCACATTCTGTTTAGTTGATTCGTGTCTAGTGCTG ATTGAGGAGAGTGGGCTGGAATCCGTGAATGTGAGAGAAGTACTGTTGGAGATGCGCAGATACCGCATGGGCCTAATTCAGACCCCAGACCAACTGCGCTTCTCATACTGGGCGATCATCGAGGGATCCAACAAGTATATAAATGGAAGCAACATCCTCAGG CAGAGTGATGCGTCTGACAACACGATCGAGTTGAGTGCCATCACACCTAACCATTCACAGCCAACCGAGGAGCAGCCCCCCCAGCCACCACCACGAGGTGCCTCCCTCTCCAGGCCCCAGGTTGCGAACAATCATG TGGACTCGGAGGAGCAGCCTCCAGACAAACCACTGCCAAGcgagccaccaccaccacccacgcGGCCCCTGCCCAATACACCCGGCAGCTCCGACGAGGGTTCGTACCAGAGCCCCCCCTCCAGCCCAGAGAGCAGAGACGGGGTGGCACGGCGACGGCGTGCTGAACGCAAGGAACGTGTGACGCAGCAGGTGCGCGACATGAAGCGCAAGCAGCAGGCGGCCGAGAGCTGGCAGCAGATGAAGAG
- the LOC138706773 gene encoding transmembrane protein 70 homolog, mitochondrial, with translation MAGHIGFKMYPLKQYLLYLRAGHVRSLFYASATESRRQFTKPKNCNLHYHDKLRTLLTKCQYATAVNGTKNENVEIYYGILTPQIRAVKIFSLLSSVAGLAAQPILFQHASNLETPLLVALFGFVGFFTFVTPFLLNMVTKKYVTYIHFNSDTGKYSATRLNFFLQEKKISFTAGEVVVPDVPGMFTSFQIKGSPLFVDPRLFEDPAHYAKMMGFDKPIDFKLSKDKQD, from the exons atggcaggaCACATTGGGTTTAAAATGTACCCATTAAAACAGTATTTACTATATTTACGTGCGGGCCATGTACGGAGTTTATTCTACGCCAGTGCCACAGAAAGCAGAAGACAGTTCACCAAGCCAAAGAATTGTAATCTTCATTACCATGACAAATTACGTACACTCCTAACAAAATGCCAATATGCAACTGCAGTTAATGgtacaaaaaatgaaaatgtagaaATTTATTATGGAATTTTAACACCACAGATCCGAgcagtgaaaatattttctctgctGTCCAGTGTGGCCGGTCTAGCAGCTCAGCCCATTCTGTTTCAACATGCATCGAACTTGGAAACACCCCTTCTTGTAGCACTTTTCGGTTTTGTGGGTTTCTTTACCTTTGTAACTCCATTTTTGCTTAATATGGTTACAAAAAAATACGTTACATATATACACTTCAACTCTGATACAGGAAAATATTCTGCAACTAGGTTAAATTTTTTCCTTCAAGAGAAAAAG ATTAGCTTCACTGCAGGCGAAGTGGTGGTACCAGACGTGCCAGGAATGTTCACATCATTTCAAATCAAGGGTTCGCCTCTTTTTGTGGACCCCCGACTCTTTGAAGACCCTGCACACTATGCCAAAATGATGGGCTTTGACAAACCAATCGACTTCAAGCTCAGCAAGGACAAACAAGATTAG